Proteins encoded together in one Bacteroides ovatus window:
- a CDS encoding SusC/RagA family TonB-linked outer membrane protein: protein MKNILTGRMRKVLFIAVCIRSSLWGEICYSAETGRILSGSDTGKEWVSSALQQNKSIIVTGVVTSEGGEPIIGATVQVKGTSTGVITDIDGRYTITVPDGNSILSVSFIGYQSQEIKVNSRRGINVCLQENVQSLDEVMVVAYGVQKKATLTGAISSVGTEALLKSPSASVTNSLAGQLPGVSSMQASGQPGADNAKIFVRGVGSLTEGGAAPLILVDGVERSFYQMDPNEIESINVLKDASATAVFGVRGANGVILVTTRRGEEGKAKISISSNVGIQMPTRILDVADSYTTASLFREAQRNDGAADDLLAFSDYDMERFRLGDSPILYPNVNWYDYLMNKAAVQTQHNVSISGGTKDIRYFVSLGFLFQNGLFKQLDGLDYDNNYSYTRYNYRANLDVNLTRTTTLKFGMGGIVGNQRDPGGSGNVWKQLTWSLPFSSPGIIDGKKVVTQSTRFPGVKMENQVINGFYGYGYDRKVSNNMTFDLNLSQNLDFITKGLSIEVKGAYNTDYSYIKTVRGHVETYTPFYKSEIDGSGLDVGDPDFDKSLVYRITGENMMKTYGTGDKKRARDWYVEGSIRYNRKFGEHNVGALLLYNQSKKYYPNYPNKFWDVPTAYVGLVGRLTYDYKSKYIAEFNIGYNGSENFAPDKRFGTFPAGSIGYVITEEKFIPKNDFLTYLKVRASVGLVGNDNMSSNRFLYLPDSYSINNSDWLQKAYQDKNGYIFGLTNTVYQTAAKELMLGNSNVTWETALKQNYGIDAYFFSDRLKLTVDYFRENRRDILIQRSTVPSLIAMNGILPVVNMGKVNNQGYEVDLKWNDRIKDFSYYINANVSYSKNKIIYQDEVEPNEPYMWRTGHEVGARFGYLAQGFYNENDFDADGNVRGDLPQPQGKKYPGDIKFADLNGDNIIDNDDQTKIGNPKRPAYTFGLNLGGEYKGFFASMNWTGVAQCDIEMANAYKRPFYEGQVLYQYMADGRWTPETAATAVYPRLSISSSTNQETSSVWLKDASYIKLKNLTIGYNITQQKILKAIGASKLTVQFTGYNLLTFDKLKVFDPEGELTRDTNTYPIMKIFSLGVNVTF, encoded by the coding sequence ATGAAAAACATCTTAACAGGTCGCATGCGGAAGGTTTTATTTATCGCCGTATGTATCAGGTCGTCTTTGTGGGGCGAGATTTGTTATTCCGCAGAGACGGGTAGGATTTTGTCGGGCAGTGACACCGGCAAAGAGTGGGTCAGTTCCGCTTTACAACAGAACAAAAGTATAATAGTTACAGGGGTTGTTACGAGTGAGGGTGGCGAACCTATTATTGGTGCTACTGTACAAGTGAAAGGGACTTCCACAGGAGTTATTACGGATATTGACGGCCGTTATACAATTACGGTACCTGATGGAAATTCAATTTTATCGGTTTCATTTATTGGCTACCAGTCACAAGAAATAAAGGTGAACTCCCGAAGGGGGATTAATGTATGTTTGCAGGAAAATGTACAAAGTCTGGATGAAGTAATGGTTGTTGCATACGGTGTGCAGAAAAAAGCGACATTGACCGGTGCTATATCAAGTGTCGGCACGGAGGCTTTACTGAAATCACCTAGTGCCAGTGTCACTAACTCTTTGGCAGGGCAGTTGCCGGGAGTTTCTTCCATGCAGGCAAGTGGACAACCGGGAGCTGACAATGCGAAAATATTTGTACGTGGTGTAGGTTCATTGACGGAAGGGGGAGCTGCTCCGCTTATTCTTGTGGATGGTGTGGAGCGTTCTTTTTATCAAATGGATCCTAACGAGATAGAATCTATTAATGTATTAAAAGATGCTTCGGCTACGGCTGTATTTGGAGTGCGCGGTGCGAACGGAGTCATATTGGTCACTACCCGCCGGGGAGAAGAAGGAAAGGCCAAAATTTCGATTAGCTCGAATGTCGGCATTCAGATGCCTACCCGTATATTGGATGTGGCAGACAGCTATACAACGGCTTCTTTATTCAGAGAAGCTCAACGTAACGATGGAGCGGCAGATGACTTGCTGGCTTTCTCGGACTATGATATGGAACGTTTTCGTTTGGGGGATTCTCCTATTCTGTATCCCAATGTGAACTGGTATGATTATTTGATGAATAAGGCTGCTGTTCAAACCCAACATAATGTAAGTATTTCCGGAGGAACAAAAGATATCCGTTATTTTGTATCGTTAGGCTTTTTGTTTCAGAATGGTTTGTTTAAACAACTGGACGGGCTTGATTATGATAACAATTACAGCTATACCCGTTATAACTATCGTGCCAATCTCGATGTAAATCTCACACGCACCACTACGTTAAAGTTCGGCATGGGCGGAATTGTAGGCAACCAGCGTGACCCGGGAGGCAGTGGTAATGTATGGAAACAGCTTACGTGGTCGTTGCCATTCTCATCTCCGGGAATTATCGACGGAAAAAAAGTGGTGACACAGAGTACACGTTTTCCCGGAGTTAAAATGGAGAATCAAGTAATTAATGGATTTTATGGCTATGGTTATGACCGCAAAGTCTCGAATAATATGACATTCGATTTGAACTTGTCTCAAAATCTGGATTTTATAACCAAGGGGCTTTCCATCGAAGTGAAAGGGGCATATAATACGGATTATTCTTACATCAAAACCGTACGGGGACATGTGGAAACATATACTCCTTTTTATAAATCCGAAATAGACGGATCGGGACTTGATGTTGGAGACCCTGATTTTGATAAGAGTCTTGTGTATCGGATAACGGGGGAAAATATGATGAAAACGTATGGAACCGGAGATAAAAAACGTGCCCGTGACTGGTATGTGGAAGGAAGCATTCGTTATAATCGCAAATTCGGAGAACATAATGTCGGTGCCTTATTGCTGTACAACCAAAGTAAAAAGTATTATCCTAATTATCCTAACAAGTTTTGGGATGTCCCGACTGCTTATGTTGGCTTGGTAGGCCGTTTGACTTATGATTATAAGTCGAAATATATAGCAGAATTTAATATTGGCTATAATGGTTCCGAGAACTTTGCGCCGGACAAACGTTTTGGTACATTCCCTGCAGGTTCTATCGGCTATGTGATTACAGAAGAGAAATTCATTCCTAAAAATGACTTCTTAACCTATCTGAAAGTGCGTGCTTCTGTTGGATTGGTCGGTAATGACAACATGTCCAGTAATCGCTTCCTTTATTTGCCGGACTCTTATTCAATAAATAATTCCGACTGGCTGCAGAAAGCCTATCAGGATAAGAACGGGTATATTTTCGGATTGACAAATACGGTCTATCAGACAGCAGCGAAAGAACTTATGCTGGGAAATTCGAATGTAACCTGGGAAACTGCCTTAAAGCAGAATTACGGTATAGATGCTTATTTCTTCAGTGACCGTTTGAAGTTGACAGTCGATTATTTCCGGGAAAATCGTCGTGATATTCTGATACAACGCAGCACCGTTCCTTCCTTGATTGCAATGAATGGCATATTGCCTGTGGTTAACATGGGTAAAGTAAATAATCAAGGATATGAAGTTGATTTAAAATGGAATGATCGTATTAAGGACTTTTCATATTATATAAATGCAAATGTCTCTTATTCTAAAAATAAAATTATTTATCAAGATGAAGTAGAACCGAACGAACCTTATATGTGGCGTACCGGACACGAGGTGGGAGCCCGCTTCGGATATCTGGCACAAGGGTTCTATAATGAGAATGACTTTGATGCGGATGGTAATGTTCGTGGGGATTTGCCGCAACCGCAAGGGAAAAAATATCCCGGTGATATTAAGTTTGCAGATTTGAACGGTGATAATATAATTGATAATGACGACCAGACCAAAATAGGGAACCCCAAACGCCCGGCTTATACGTTCGGTTTAAATTTGGGTGGAGAATATAAAGGTTTTTTTGCTTCCATGAACTGGACGGGAGTAGCACAGTGTGATATTGAGATGGCAAATGCTTATAAACGTCCTTTTTATGAGGGGCAGGTACTTTATCAATATATGGCTGACGGGCGTTGGACACCTGAAACAGCAGCAACGGCTGTGTATCCCCGTTTGTCCATCTCAAGTTCGACTAACCAAGAGACGTCGAGCGTATGGCTGAAAGATGCTTCATACATCAAATTGAAAAATCTGACGATTGGATATAATATCACTCAACAGAA
- a CDS encoding alpha-L-fucosidase, with protein MRKMKSMKVVLAALFGLSFSWNVCAQQSDIKDQGYVHKSSTSYEYPTDPAVLQKLDQWRDLKFGVLFHWGLYSVPGTFESWLLCSEEKFIPRRTKIFGDMPYDDFKKWYWGLSESFNPTKFAPEVWADIMKDAGMKYMIFTTKHHDGFCMFDTKETDFSIAKGPFKNNPLKDVTYQVFDAFRQKDFMIGAYFSKPDWHCNDYWSRDRATPTRNVNYDIKLNPDKWKRFQEYTANQINELMTRYGRVDLLWLDGGWVRAPKEDIKMDQIIDKAREYQPGLIAVDRTVPGRNENYQTPELTIPKRQLDHPWESCITLTNHWGWWKDAPYKSAAQVINILTEIVAKGGSLVLGVGPTPEGTIEEEGIQRLKEIGQWLKINGEAIYNTRTTPVYQSENIWFTANKDGKTLYAIYALPDNVELPQEIVWEGNEPAGKMVLLQNGRSVKYRTKDGKVTVTLPKGLKNESLVFKFKQKL; from the coding sequence ATGAGAAAAATGAAAAGCATGAAAGTGGTATTAGCTGCTTTGTTCGGACTCTCTTTTTCCTGGAATGTATGTGCACAGCAAAGTGATATTAAAGATCAAGGGTATGTGCACAAATCATCCACCTCTTATGAATATCCGACAGACCCGGCAGTACTGCAGAAATTAGATCAATGGCGAGACTTGAAATTCGGTGTACTGTTCCACTGGGGACTTTATTCCGTACCGGGTACTTTCGAGTCGTGGCTGTTGTGTTCGGAAGAAAAATTTATTCCGCGCCGAACTAAAATCTTCGGTGATATGCCTTATGATGATTTTAAAAAATGGTATTGGGGATTAAGCGAGTCTTTCAATCCAACGAAGTTTGCTCCGGAAGTATGGGCGGACATTATGAAAGATGCCGGTATGAAATATATGATTTTCACTACCAAACATCACGACGGTTTTTGTATGTTTGATACGAAGGAAACCGATTTCTCGATTGCTAAAGGGCCTTTTAAAAACAATCCTTTAAAAGATGTGACCTATCAAGTGTTTGATGCCTTCCGTCAGAAAGACTTTATGATAGGTGCTTACTTCTCCAAGCCCGACTGGCATTGCAATGATTACTGGAGTAGAGACAGGGCAACGCCCACTCGGAATGTGAATTATGATATCAAGCTGAATCCGGATAAATGGAAACGTTTTCAAGAATATACGGCTAATCAGATCAATGAACTCATGACGCGTTATGGTCGGGTAGACCTTCTTTGGCTGGACGGAGGCTGGGTAAGAGCTCCCAAGGAAGACATCAAAATGGATCAAATCATAGATAAGGCACGCGAATATCAACCCGGATTGATAGCCGTAGACCGGACTGTGCCCGGACGGAACGAAAATTACCAAACACCGGAACTGACTATTCCCAAGCGGCAACTGGATCATCCTTGGGAAAGTTGCATCACACTGACCAATCATTGGGGATGGTGGAAAGACGCTCCTTACAAGTCGGCAGCTCAAGTAATCAATATTCTCACGGAGATTGTAGCCAAAGGCGGTTCTTTGGTTTTGGGCGTGGGACCTACACCGGAAGGTACTATCGAGGAAGAGGGAATACAGCGTTTGAAAGAGATAGGGCAATGGCTGAAAATAAATGGTGAAGCAATTTACAACACACGCACTACTCCTGTCTATCAAAGTGAGAATATCTGGTTCACGGCTAACAAAGATGGAAAGACGCTGTATGCTATCTATGCACTGCCGGACAATGTGGAATTGCCGCAGGAAATTGTATGGGAAGGAAATGAACCTGCCGGCAAGATGGTATTGCTTCAAAACGGTCGTAGCGTGAAGTATCGGACAAAAGACGGCAAAGTGACAGTAACTCTGCCGAAAGGATTGAAGAATGAATCGCTGGTTTTCAAATTTAAGCAGAAATTATAA
- a CDS encoding hybrid sensor histidine kinase/response regulator transcription factor, whose protein sequence is MKDRYIQICYLIVLSICFQFIPISTLLADEAPVRFKRLSVDDGLSYNTVLALTQDHNNKIWVGTTEGLNWHDGFRFASFYKSLVDTASLGNNYIYSLYTDRKGTVWAGTMVGLSRYNIIGNDFTNYSLPGNQSVQVFAMEEPADREQLLLGTNRGLVLFEKTDGKMKMLPQLEGKNVYSVRAIGDGALLGTSKGIYFYYFRNGNIVQLLPELKNEVISSIIYDDKTRNCWLASLTNGVYLIDDKFQVREHYNRKNYPKQFISDAVRALQLDDRGRLWIGTVEGLLILQPDTKSISQYRFSYEDPSSLGHNSVRSLLRDHQGGMWVGTYHGGLNYYHVLAPDFRVLQHSVYRNSLSDNTVSCIAEDPFNNNLWIGTNDGGLNHYDRTTGHFTCYSDEGNKAGSLRSNNIKCVFPEKNGSVYIGMHSGGLSHLNVKTGHLSNYDIPGAASLENSCYSLLDGDDGTLWIGSMAGLYRFDYQTRQISLHPLAVRYPQLKDVLVSTLFRDSRRRVWIGTEESLYMCADGEMRVMADSAGAYSLGLIQALCVYEDSSHAIWVGTSSGLYRYKEGTSLSWERYSMSDGLPDDCISGILEDKKGRLWLTTSRGLSCFDLHKKNFCNYIKQDGLPNNQFMQSAVCSSKDGTFFLGTLNGVVFFNPEHFSGTPFTPNAVITGLSIQNLPIRQAKDGDVDFYQADNGKLLGVSFPSELKMFRITFSVINYLSNSRNRFAYKLEGYDSDWIYATWAGSRGVNYWNLSPGRYVFKVKACSDSGQWSETPAEFFIDIIPMWYQTWWAKTLFFLFIIGILAFVFYFFIVRAKMRMQVQIEHIERNKIEEISQEKVRFYINMSHELRTPLSLILAPLEELLGEKNSFDPAVQQKLSYVYKNGQKLLHIVNQLLDFRKAESGTLPINIVSGPVESMAMNVFNLFIENARKRNINFHFRSDLKDELFPVDRMYLETILMNLLSNAFKFTPDGGEISLSLWKKESVYGFTIRDNGIGIPEEKLSRIFERFYQVDDNQKGSGIGLSLVKLLIDKHRGRIEVASEIGKFTEFRVILPADVHIFPAEEQKQDTETTFTLSKSMYSPMDISYLEEVAVNTTDIEKPDGREEEGRATILLVDDNKEMVDYLKDNFKSEYITLIAGNGEEALEMMKEQKVDLILSDVMMPGIDGIKLCEIVKKNMQTCHIPVILLSAKGSLEAQTAGIQAGADDYIPKPFSINLLKGKINNILKARQRLRYYYSSTIDIDAAKMTSNKLDEEFITKAIQTVEENISDEDFTADDLAEKLFMSRSSLYYKMNSISGEPPANFIRRIRFNMACKLLLDGRYSISEVSAMVGFSSRSYFSTSFKKYMGCMPSDYVKKQRK, encoded by the coding sequence ATGAAAGACCGATATATACAAATTTGTTATTTGATTGTTTTATCTATTTGTTTCCAATTTATTCCGATATCTACTTTATTGGCAGATGAGGCTCCGGTTCGTTTTAAACGTTTGTCTGTAGATGATGGATTGTCGTACAATACAGTGCTTGCTTTAACCCAGGACCATAACAATAAGATATGGGTGGGCACTACTGAAGGATTGAACTGGCATGACGGTTTCCGCTTTGCGTCCTTTTATAAATCTTTGGTCGATACCGCCAGTTTGGGAAATAACTACATCTATTCTCTTTATACTGACCGAAAGGGAACGGTGTGGGCAGGGACAATGGTCGGACTTTCCCGGTATAATATTATAGGTAATGATTTTACAAATTACTCATTACCGGGCAATCAGTCGGTTCAGGTGTTTGCGATGGAAGAGCCGGCAGACAGGGAACAGTTGTTGTTAGGAACCAATCGGGGATTGGTTCTTTTTGAGAAAACGGATGGCAAGATGAAAATGCTCCCCCAGTTAGAAGGGAAGAATGTTTATTCCGTTCGTGCTATAGGAGACGGGGCATTACTTGGAACTTCAAAAGGTATTTATTTCTATTATTTCCGTAATGGTAATATTGTTCAATTGCTTCCTGAATTGAAAAATGAAGTAATCTCCAGTATCATTTATGATGATAAGACCCGGAATTGCTGGTTGGCGTCATTGACGAACGGAGTATATTTGATAGATGACAAATTTCAGGTTCGAGAACATTATAACCGGAAAAATTATCCGAAACAGTTTATTTCGGATGCTGTCCGGGCTTTGCAGCTGGATGACCGGGGAAGATTATGGATTGGAACGGTAGAAGGACTGCTGATTCTCCAACCGGATACAAAAAGTATTTCGCAATATCGCTTTTCCTATGAAGACCCTTCTTCTTTGGGACATAATTCTGTACGTTCTCTTCTAAGGGATCATCAGGGAGGAATGTGGGTAGGCACTTACCACGGAGGGCTTAATTATTATCATGTATTAGCACCTGATTTTCGTGTCCTGCAACATTCTGTCTACCGTAATTCATTGAGTGACAATACTGTCAGTTGCATAGCGGAAGACCCTTTCAATAATAATCTTTGGATTGGTACCAATGACGGAGGATTGAATCATTATGACAGGACAACCGGGCATTTCACTTGTTATTCCGATGAAGGCAACAAAGCCGGCTCCTTACGTTCGAATAACATTAAATGTGTGTTTCCCGAGAAAAATGGTTCTGTTTATATCGGTATGCATAGCGGCGGGTTGAGTCATTTGAACGTCAAGACCGGACATCTAAGTAATTATGATATTCCCGGTGCCGCATCCTTGGAAAATAGTTGCTATTCACTGTTGGATGGAGACGATGGTACACTTTGGATTGGTTCGATGGCTGGTTTGTATCGTTTTGATTATCAAACAAGGCAAATCTCCTTGCATCCTTTGGCAGTCAGATATCCTCAATTGAAAGATGTGCTTGTCTCTACCTTGTTCCGTGATTCAAGACGGCGTGTCTGGATTGGTACGGAAGAAAGCTTGTACATGTGTGCTGACGGAGAAATGCGAGTGATGGCTGATTCGGCAGGGGCTTATTCTCTTGGCCTGATACAGGCGTTGTGTGTATATGAAGACAGTAGCCATGCCATTTGGGTAGGCACTTCTTCCGGATTGTACCGCTATAAAGAAGGAACCTCTCTTTCATGGGAGCGTTATTCTATGAGCGACGGTTTGCCCGATGACTGTATCAGCGGTATTTTGGAAGATAAAAAAGGGCGGTTGTGGCTCACAACGAGCAGGGGACTTTCCTGTTTTGATTTGCATAAAAAGAATTTCTGCAACTATATCAAACAAGATGGTTTGCCGAACAATCAGTTTATGCAGTCGGCTGTATGCAGTTCAAAAGACGGCACTTTCTTTTTAGGAACTTTGAATGGGGTCGTCTTTTTTAATCCCGAACACTTCTCCGGCACTCCTTTTACGCCTAACGCAGTGATAACCGGATTGTCCATACAGAATCTTCCCATAAGGCAAGCTAAAGACGGAGATGTCGATTTTTATCAGGCTGACAACGGGAAGTTGCTGGGAGTCTCTTTTCCTTCGGAACTCAAAATGTTCAGAATCACTTTTTCTGTAATCAACTACCTGTCAAACAGCCGTAACAGGTTTGCCTATAAGCTGGAAGGTTACGATTCGGATTGGATTTATGCTACTTGGGCAGGAAGTCGTGGAGTGAACTATTGGAATTTGTCTCCGGGTAGATATGTTTTTAAAGTAAAGGCATGCAGTGACAGTGGACAATGGTCAGAAACCCCTGCAGAATTTTTTATTGATATTATTCCGATGTGGTATCAGACGTGGTGGGCAAAAACGTTGTTTTTCCTCTTTATCATCGGTATTTTAGCTTTTGTATTTTATTTCTTTATTGTTCGTGCCAAGATGAGGATGCAGGTACAGATTGAGCATATCGAACGGAATAAGATAGAAGAAATCAGTCAGGAGAAAGTCCGTTTTTATATTAATATGTCTCATGAATTGCGCACACCTTTAAGTCTGATATTAGCTCCGTTAGAGGAATTGTTGGGCGAAAAGAACTCTTTCGATCCCGCTGTGCAACAAAAATTGTCTTATGTCTATAAGAATGGACAGAAATTATTGCATATTGTCAATCAGCTACTTGACTTCAGGAAGGCAGAATCGGGAACATTACCTATCAATATCGTTTCAGGGCCGGTTGAGAGTATGGCAATGAATGTATTCAATTTATTTATAGAGAATGCACGGAAACGAAATATTAATTTCCATTTCCGTTCGGATTTGAAAGATGAATTATTTCCTGTTGACAGGATGTATTTGGAAACGATATTGATGAATTTGCTTTCCAATGCGTTTAAGTTTACTCCTGACGGCGGAGAAATCTCATTATCATTGTGGAAGAAGGAGTCTGTCTACGGATTTACGATACGTGATAACGGTATAGGTATTCCGGAAGAGAAACTTTCCCGCATTTTCGAACGCTTTTACCAAGTGGACGATAATCAGAAAGGTTCCGGCATTGGCTTGTCTTTGGTGAAATTGTTGATAGACAAGCATAGGGGTAGGATAGAGGTCGCTAGTGAAATCGGGAAATTCACAGAATTCAGGGTGATTTTGCCGGCAGACGTCCACATATTTCCGGCTGAAGAACAAAAACAGGACACGGAAACGACCTTCACTTTATCAAAATCTATGTATTCTCCTATGGATATTTCCTACCTGGAAGAGGTTGCGGTTAATACCACTGACATAGAGAAACCGGATGGTAGGGAAGAAGAGGGGAGAGCGACTATCCTGCTGGTGGATGATAATAAGGAAATGGTTGATTATTTGAAGGATAATTTTAAATCGGAGTATATCACGTTGATAGCCGGAAACGGGGAAGAAGCACTGGAAATGATGAAGGAACAGAAAGTGGATTTAATTCTTTCTGATGTGATGATGCCGGGAATAGATGGTATTAAGTTATGTGAGATTGTGAAGAAGAACATGCAAACCTGCCATATTCCGGTTATTTTGTTGTCAGCGAAAGGTAGTCTTGAGGCACAGACTGCGGGTATTCAGGCAGGTGCGGACGATTATATCCCCAAACCATTTTCTATTAATCTTCTGAAAGGGAAGATTAATAATATCCTGAAAGCCAGGCAGCGTTTGAGATATTATTATTCCAGTACGATTGATATTGATGCGGCAAAAATGACTTCGAATAAGCTGGATGAGGAATTTATAACCAAAGCCATTCAGACTGTGGAAGAAAACATCTCTGATGAAGACTTTACAGCCGATGATCTTGCGGAGAAGCTTTTTATGAGTCGCTCGTCATTATACTACAAAATGAATTCCATATCGGGTGAACCGCCGGCAAATTTTATTCGGCGGATACGTTTCAATATGGCGTGCAAATTACTGTTGGACGGGCGTTACTCCATATCTGAAGTGAGTGCCATGGTAGGTTTTTCATCCCGATCTTATTTCTCTACCAGTTTTAAGAAATATATGGGATGTATGCCTTCTGATTATGTGAAAAAACAGAGAAAATAG
- a CDS encoding glycoside hydrolase family 88 protein gives MNSKLLMVATGIIFLAACNVPKENEMKWFDRAVSTSGHQLLYMAEKLKNESDTLCFPRSLKDGKYRLEKPSDWTSGFFPGSLWLAYELTAKEELAKQARLYTDRLEAMQYYTKNHDLGFMMFCSYGQGIRLKPEPADSLILVRAAESLCTRFEPKVGLIRSWDFGNWSYPVIIDNMMNLEMLFWASEQTGNPKYREIAIAHADKTLKNHFREDMTSYHVVSYLPEDGTVESKGTYQGYDDESSWARGQAWAVYGYTMCYRFTKQQTYLKAAYKIAEFIMSHCPSEKDFIPYWDYNAPNIPNEPRDASAAAVTASALLELSGYGDKKQGRKYFRYAERILKQLSSETYLARERENHGFILMHSVGSFPHNSEVDTPLIYADYYYLEALKRYKEIKANGYM, from the coding sequence ATGAATAGCAAACTTCTAATGGTGGCAACAGGAATTATTTTTCTGGCTGCTTGTAATGTTCCGAAAGAAAATGAGATGAAATGGTTTGACCGTGCGGTGAGTACATCCGGACATCAATTGCTCTATATGGCAGAAAAGTTGAAAAACGAATCGGATACCCTTTGTTTTCCACGTTCCTTGAAAGATGGAAAATATCGCTTGGAAAAACCTTCGGATTGGACTTCCGGTTTTTTCCCGGGCTCCTTGTGGCTGGCGTATGAACTTACAGCTAAGGAAGAATTGGCAAAACAGGCACGTTTGTACACTGACCGTCTGGAAGCGATGCAGTATTATACGAAAAATCACGATTTGGGGTTTATGATGTTTTGTAGTTACGGTCAGGGCATCCGTCTAAAACCGGAACCAGCGGACAGCCTGATTCTCGTTCGCGCTGCCGAAAGCCTTTGTACGCGCTTTGAACCGAAAGTCGGATTGATTCGTTCCTGGGACTTTGGCAATTGGAGTTATCCTGTCATTATTGATAACATGATGAATCTGGAGATGCTTTTCTGGGCATCGGAACAGACCGGTAATCCGAAGTATCGGGAAATTGCCATAGCACATGCCGACAAAACACTGAAGAATCATTTTCGGGAAGATATGACATCTTATCATGTAGTCAGTTATTTGCCGGAAGATGGTACAGTCGAGTCGAAAGGTACTTACCAGGGATATGATGATGAATCGTCTTGGGCACGTGGTCAGGCTTGGGCCGTATATGGATATACCATGTGTTATCGTTTCACCAAACAACAAACTTATCTGAAAGCGGCTTATAAGATCGCTGAATTTATAATGAGCCATTGCCCGTCCGAAAAAGACTTTATTCCTTATTGGGATTATAATGCTCCGAACATTCCCAATGAACCTCGCGATGCTTCGGCGGCTGCCGTCACAGCTTCCGCCTTGTTGGAATTAAGCGGTTATGGGGACAAAAAACAAGGGCGGAAATACTTCCGTTATGCAGAGCGAATCTTGAAGCAACTTTCCTCGGAAACATACCTGGCAAGGGAAAGAGAAAATCACGGGTTTATTCTCATGCATTCGGTGGGTAGCTTTCCGCATAATAGTGAAGTCGACACCCCGTTGATTTATGCCGATTATTATTATCTGGAGGCTTTGAAACGATATAAAGAAATTAAAGCTAACGGATATATGTGA